The genome window AGGCTCGCCAGCTCCATGATCTGCTTGCGTGACGCGCCGGTGGCGAAGCTGAAGTCGGTTGGGCGCCACGCTGAGAGCCAATTTGACAGCCAAGACATTGAATCTCCTTGAACCTATTGCGTCTCGCTAGAAAAGAAACAGGCGTTTTTCAGAGACGTTCGGGCTAATCGGATTGGCTAGAAAGTTTTCGATCGAAGTATTAGATCGGCGGCTGATGCCGCAGTAGATTACTCCGCCTCCCACTCTGCAATCCGAAATCCATCGGCATCCTCAAACTCACCGGAGGCGATGATCGCCAGATCGTAGACCACCCCGATTCCAAACAGTCCGCCGGTGAGTAGCCACAGTATCCCGCTACCCATTCTCCCGACATAGAAGCGATGTACTCCAAATATGCCGAGGAATATGCAGAGCAGCAGCGCCGTCAGACGCGACCGATCGGAGATATCGGACCAGCCCTGAACGCTACTCGGAGCACCGCACTCAGGGCAGGCCCTCGCGCTTTGGTGCATGAGGTGGCCACACTTGGTGCAGTAGAACATTTCGCGAGCCGCGAGCTTGGGTCTACTTTTGTTCTGCATACCGAACCCCCTACCGATGATTACGTCAACCGATCCGCCGACAGTCAATTGCCCGCTGCAGCCGCAATCCTGCATCACGCATTCCGAGCTTTCCGTGCTGGATCTCGATTGCTGCAGAAAACCGTGCCCCAGAGCCGCAAGGTCCGGTTCGCGCCCGCCTCATTCGCCCTATGCCTCTACGGGGCACTTGCTTGAGCGCGGCAAACCGCGTCGAATATCCGGTGTCGACCGGATTAAAGGGACACACATTTTGAGTACGAATTTCTGCGGTCGTTGCGGCGGCGCGCGAGTATCGCGCGAGGACCTCTATTGTCGCGCGTGCGGCGCGTCATTCGACGAAACTGGTTCCGCTCTGTCCCCCAACCAGTCGCGGGCTCCCAGCGGAGGCCGCGGATGGACCTGGGCTGCAATCGCCTTTGGAATCGCGGCACTCACTCTCCTCGCCTGGCAGCAGCGCGCCGACCGCCAGTCCGTAAAGGCAACCGTTACGCCGGCGGCCGTCGAGCCGACCGCCAATCTGGGCGCGCTCATCAAACAGGCGCGCCCGGCGGTCGTAACAATCATCGTTTACGATCGGCGCGGGCACGAACTGGGTTTCGGCAGCGGATTTTTCGTCAGCTCAAGCGGCGAAATGTTGACCAACCATCACGTGATCGAGGGTGCCACCTCGGCCAAGGTCCGCACCCTTGACGGCCAACTGGCCCCGGTGCAGGTCATCCTTGCCGACGATGCAAAATCGGACCTGGCGCGCCTGCTGGTCCTTGATGAGGAAGAAACCCACTACCTGAGGGTCGCGTCCGAACGGCCGCAGGTGGGCGATCATGTGATGGTGATGGGCAGTCCGATGGGTCTGGACGAAACCGTCACCGAGGGAATCGTTTCGGCGGTCCCGGAACAGCGGGCCGGGCAAAGCGACCTGGAACCGGCCACCTTGCAAATCACCGCAGCCATCTCGGAAGGCTCCAGCGGCGGACCGGTCCTGAATGCGCGGGGCGAGGTGGTCGGCATCGCGACCGCGTTCATGCGCGAGGGCGAGAATCTGAACTTTGCGGTACCCCTGGAACGGATTCTCACGCTCGACCGAAGTCGCCCGCGTACCTTCGCACAATGGCGCCATCCCCAGCGTCCCGTCGCTGCCACCGACTACTACCTCGACGGGCTTGCGTCCTGGCACTTGTCCGATTGTGAAGCGGGGCTCGAGCTTTTCAAGAAAGCCCTCGACAAGGAGCCGCGTCTTGCCGAGGCGTGGTGGGGACGCGGACTCTGCCTCGTCGATGGCGACCAGCAGAACGACGCAATCGCCGCGTTCGATCGGGCTGTACAGCTGCGGCCTGACTTTGCCAACGCACACTACGACCTCGGGATGGTCTATGCCGATGAGGGCCGCCGTGATCTCGCGTCCCGGGAATGCGGTGTCCTGAAGAACCTGTCGCCGCCCCTCGCGCGCAAACTCGAAGGCTATCTAAGCGACGACCATCCTCGGGCGCTTGCCGCGCGCGGGGCCGCAAAGAAATGAAAGGCCGCGCCACGCGCCAACTGCGAGCAGCGAGCGGACCTCTCGAGCACTTCCGGTTCCAACTCCAGGGGAACGAGCCGGCCGGCTAAAGGGCTAACTACGGGAAACGCGCAACCGACTAAGGCGCCGCCGGCGATGCTGCAGCAGCCGGGGAAGGCGCCGGGGATGTCGGCAGTGCGGGCTCGGCAGCGGGAATCGGTGGGAGAGGCTTGGCCGGGCCGTAGAGCAACTGCACCACGGTATGTCCCTGCTTCAGCGATTCCATCGGGCGCCCCTTCATATTTGCCGTCGCAGGCGCGGGGCTCTGCACTATCGCCTCGGCGACTCCCTGACTCTCAAACGGACGGCGCACGTCCAGGGGCGCCGGCTCTACCACGCGTCCGATATTGAAATCGTCGTTGCCAACCACGAGGATTTTCGCTTTCAGGATTACGCCGCGCTCGGCGCGCAGATCGTAGAGCCCGGGCGGCAGGTAGGTCGCAAAGTCGCCATGGTTGTCAGTTGCCGCCACGAACATGTCGCCCGAAGCGCGATTCTGGAAATGAAGCTGGCGATTGTCGGCGGGCCTTCCGTCCTGATAAACGAAATTCCCGCTGACATGTGCGGAGGTAAAGGTGATGGCCGCGCCGGGAGCCGCCAGCCCCAGCGCCATCACGCAGCCGAGAATGAGAGGTTTGATTACCCTAATCGCGCGCATAATTTCCGCACCCTCCCTGGTCTTGGTGCCCGGGCCACGCTACACGATTGATCCTTTCGCGGCGCGCCGCCTATGCTTACCAAAAAACCCGCGCGAGAAAAGGCATGCAACGAGTCGTTCTTTATCACAACCCCGGCTGAGGAAACTCCCGCGGCGCGCTGCAGAAGCTGCGCGACCTAAAGGTCGAGTTCGACCTTATCGAATATCTGAAG of Candidatus Binataceae bacterium contains these proteins:
- a CDS encoding NINE protein; protein product: MQNKSRPKLAAREMFYCTKCGHLMHQSARACPECGAPSSVQGWSDISDRSRLTALLLCIFLGIFGVHRFYVGRMGSGILWLLTGGLFGIGVVYDLAIIASGEFEDADGFRIAEWEAE
- a CDS encoding trypsin-like peptidase domain-containing protein, whose amino-acid sequence is MSTNFCGRCGGARVSREDLYCRACGASFDETGSALSPNQSRAPSGGRGWTWAAIAFGIAALTLLAWQQRADRQSVKATVTPAAVEPTANLGALIKQARPAVVTIIVYDRRGHELGFGSGFFVSSSGEMLTNHHVIEGATSAKVRTLDGQLAPVQVILADDAKSDLARLLVLDEEETHYLRVASERPQVGDHVMVMGSPMGLDETVTEGIVSAVPEQRAGQSDLEPATLQITAAISEGSSGGPVLNARGEVVGIATAFMREGENLNFAVPLERILTLDRSRPRTFAQWRHPQRPVAATDYYLDGLASWHLSDCEAGLELFKKALDKEPRLAEAWWGRGLCLVDGDQQNDAIAAFDRAVQLRPDFANAHYDLGMVYADEGRRDLASRECGVLKNLSPPLARKLEGYLSDDHPRALAARGAAKK